In Spodoptera frugiperda isolate SF20-4 chromosome 31, AGI-APGP_CSIRO_Sfru_2.0, whole genome shotgun sequence, the genomic window aactgttacttattattttgtgaCTCCTTTTCCAACAgcttcatttacatttttatagccGTCCCGTTGCAGGAGTTCAGCcagttcattttttatttttgtcacaacTGGTGGTCCGTGGTATATCAAAGCTGTGTATATCTGAACAGCACTTGCTCCTGCCAATATTTTATCATAGGCATCTTGGCCCGTAAATACTCCACCAACACCAATGATGGGAACTTTACCTGAAACAAATTGATAAAGGAGATAAAAAATTCAGCTCTCAAACAAATTATGTGAATAAGTCCACTTCAAACTGAATAGAATGTTATGAATACCTTTAGTCAATTTGTACATTTGCTTAATCATTTCAGTAGACTTATTAGCTAGTGGTCTTCCACTCAACCCTCCAGTTTCCTTTGAAAGCTCTATATTCTGGAGCTGGGGTCTTTCGATTGTAGTGTTTGAGATTATCAATCCATCAACTTTGCTTTCAGTTTGCAAGATTACTGATACAATCTCTTTCATTTCATCATGGGTTAGATCTGGAGCAAGTTTTAAAAGCAGTGGAggtttattatttgaattaatagaGTTTCTGGCTTCATTGATTTTTTTCAAAAGTTGATACAATTCCTCTTTTTTCTGTAGTGACCTTAGGCCTGGAGTGTTGGggctgtaaaaataaataatatataacaatGTAACGCAgcgtaattaaattataaaagacaatatttttttatgtatttataatatgtaggtacctgcttatatttatgacaaaatagTCTGCTACATCTGAGAatttttttatacctaaaaTATAATCCTCAATAGCATTTTCTGACAACTTATTTTTGCCTAAATTGATTCCCAATAATCCTTTATCCAACAATGCCTTGTCTAGCATTCCTATTTTCTTGTGTACTTGTTCATGACCCTCACTATTGAAACCATATCTGTTAATAACTGCCTCATCTTCAGGTAAACGAAAAACTCTAGGCTTAGGATTCCCAGGTTGTGCTTTTGGTGTGACTGACCCAATTTCTACAATAGAAAAACCTAAGTTTCTCAAGCCTATAATAGCATCACCATGTTTGTCAAAACCTGCAGCGATTCCAATAGGGTTACTCAAGTCATAATTGAGGAATTTGGTTTTCTGAAAGTTCAATGCAAATctttacattttgttataaaaaaagtaaaatttttatttggcACTAATTCGTATAGCTATGTGATTGTTCTcacatattatttacttaccaaTATTTGAGGATCATCTCCTTTTTCTGAGGGGAAGATACCATATTTTATAGCCTTAACTCCAAGATTATGAGCCAACTCTGGGCTAAGATACTGGATAAGTGGTTGCAAAATATTGACATAGTAACCGTTAAAATCTTtcgtataataaattaactggTAAGCTACAGCCCCGCCAAGTGTTACAGTACATAACGACTTGAGCTTGTTCTGGAAAAATACAAAACAGATATAAACATTTCatcaaagatttttaaattttacaatatctAGTGAATTTAGATACTCACAATTGCTTGTCTTTTGCTTGCCATTgttgataaattatataataaaaatagcaatTATAAGGTTATAAAATGTTACAGTGAACAGATCAGCAGATCATCATAACATTTTGGTCTCGTCACTGAGGCCCTCTTCCAAAGAGTATCACTTCTAAGTGACAAGGGGTATCAATAATACTCAGTTTACTGATTATAATATTCTTCTTGGTAACAAAAAATAGAGACAACAATTCACTCCCAGTGTCATCTCATCTGTCTGTGGTTCTGTTTTGTCAAAATGACAAACAAAAGTTTTCAATTAAGGAATATACCCTTCAAATAGGGTAAAACGGACTATGGGGATTTTgcaactttttaaaaaaagttgtcccacactagggttTTTCCTATGTTGTATCATAATATACGTGCGgttacaaacattataatttcacacataattatgacaaccaaattagaaaaaaaatgtgaatcaGAGTCACAAAAAGAGTGGTTCCGTTTGGGATCGAACCCCGCAATATGTTGTAACTTACAACAACTGGTGGAATAGCGGTCAAGCATGAacctatagataataataaaaaaactggcTTGTACTGTCTAATTTACAAGTTGTAAgttagccagttgcccagccactgcgccatgcgagtggtcgcaagtgcgactgccggacaagaggtctcgagttcgattcctgggtcgagcaaagtatcactaggcttttttcggtttttcgaaaatttctcagtagtagcacggagtctggaattgtgtccagtagtTTTATGGTAATAGggtcacctcctattacatgggacttataacacaaatggtgaaaagtgggtgtacatcgtatagcggcattacgtgtcgtaatgtgcacctctgcctaccccttcggggataaaaggcgtgacgttgctatttGGCGCCTTTACTGTAGGTATTTGACTTTTAGAGGTAAATATTTTCAAGACTTGGTAACACATACTATTATACGTCAACGTCATTGTCAAAGTACGTCAATTCCTGTGTCATTGCCAGTGTCAGGCACTCGTATTTGGTTGTATGTGTACCTGTGTAAAAGCGAGAGTCGGTCGAATTTGTATTGCTTTTTGATTCGTTTTCATTCGCtctaaagaattttatttgaaaccaaTCTATCCCTTGTATTTATATGATAGTATCAATATTTGATGCATTTAATAAAGATTAGTCAAtctagaaattaattattaagtaatcaAAATGAAAGCTGCCCTTGTATTTGATAGTGTTAATGATTTGGTGTTTGGAAAATGGGATGATGTTTTCATT contains:
- the LOC118276345 gene encoding dihydroorotate dehydrogenase (quinone), mitochondrial; translation: MASKRQAINKLKSLCTVTLGGAVAYQLIYYTKDFNGYYVNILQPLIQYLSPELAHNLGVKAIKYGIFPSEKGDDPQILKTKFLNYDLSNPIGIAAGFDKHGDAIIGLRNLGFSIVEIGSVTPKAQPGNPKPRVFRLPEDEAVINRYGFNSEGHEQVHKKIGMLDKALLDKGLLGINLGKNKLSENAIEDYILGIKKFSDVADYFVINISSPNTPGLRSLQKKEELYQLLKKINEARNSINSNNKPPLLLKLAPDLTHDEMKEIVSVILQTESKVDGLIISNTTIERPQLQNIELSKETGGLSGRPLANKSTEMIKQMYKLTKGKVPIIGVGGVFTGQDAYDKILAGASAVQIYTALIYHGPPVVTKIKNELAELLQRDGYKNVNEAVGKGVTK